The Eublepharis macularius isolate TG4126 chromosome 8, MPM_Emac_v1.0, whole genome shotgun sequence genome contains a region encoding:
- the LOC129334284 gene encoding fructose-1,6-bisphosphatase 1-like, with translation MTDRSTFDTNVVTLTRFVVEEGRKARSTGELTQLLNALCTAVKAISTAVRKAGIANLYGISGSTNVTGDQVKKLDVLSNDMVLNMLKSSFTTCVIVSEENKEAVIVDADKQGKYIVCIDPLDGSSNIDCLVSIGTIFAIYRKVSTGAPSEKDALQPGRNLVAAGYTLYGSATMLVLAMESGVNCFMLDPAIGEFILVNKDVKIKKKGNIYSLNEGYAAYFDPAVTEYLKKKKFPQDGSSPYGSRYIGSMVADVHRTLVYGGIFLYPANSKSPKGKLRLLYECNPMAFIIEKAGGLATTGREAVLDIVPENIHQRVPIVLGSPDDVQEYIDLVKKHSAK, from the exons ATGACGGACCGCTCCACTTTCGACACCAACGTGGTCACCCTGACCCGCTTCGTGGTCGAGGAGGGAAGGAAAGCGCGGAGCACCGGGGAGCTCACCCAGCTGCTCAACGCCCTCTGCACCGCTGTCAAAGCCATCTCCACCGCCGTGCGCAAAGCGGGCATCGCCAACCT CTATGGGATTTCTGGTTCCACCAATGTGACGGGCGACCAAGTGAAGAAGCTGGATGTTCTTTCCAATGACATGGTGCTCAACATGCTCAAGTCCTCTTTTACAACTTGTGTGATTGtatcagaagaaaacaaagaagctGTCATAGTGGACGCTGATAAACAA GGTAAATATATTGTCTGCATAGATCCACTTGATGGCTCATCTAATATTGACTGCCTTGTATCTATTGGAACCATTTTTGCCATCTACAGAAAG gTTTCCACTGGTGCACCTTCTGAGAAAGATGCTCTGCAGCCTGGACGTAATCTTGTGGCAGCTGGTTATACCCTCTATGGCAGTGCCACAATGCTTGTTTTGGCTATGGAGAGTGGTGTCAACTGTTTCATGCTTGATCCG gcAATTGGGGAATTCATTTTAGTCAACAAGGatgtaaaaatcaagaagaaAGGAAATATCTACAGTCTCAATGAGGGATATGCTGCTTACTTTGACCCTGCTGTCACAGAATACCTTAAGAAGAAGAAGTTCCCACAG GATGGTAGTTCTCCCTATGGCAGCAGGTACATAGGTTCCATGGTCGCTGATGTGCACCGTACTTTGGTGTATGGAGGAATCTTTTTATATCCTGCCAACTCAAAGAGCCCCAAGGGAAAG TTGAGGTTACTGTACGAATGCAACCCCATGGCGTTTATCATTGAGAAGGCTGGAGGACTGGCGACAACAGGAAGGGAGGCAGTCTTGGACATTGTGCCAGAAAACATTCACCAGCGTGTGCCTATTgtcttggggtctccagatgATGTGCAGGAATACATAGACCTGGTTAAAAAGCATTCAGCAAAGTGA